The segment CGTTTTTCGATCCCGGGGAGGTCAAGAACCAGATCATCCCTGATGCAAGCTATCAAACTGACCTGTTATCTGAGGACTTTGGCCAGGATGAACTTCTTGGTGTCTTTCTCAAACAAGAAGTTAGTTTTGTCTTCtcttatcttttcttcttgatATGAATATTtcgtttgattgttataaaaaCTGGAATTCTTACCATATATCATCGTTAACTCGATCGATGTTTTCTGTTTCCCAGCAACAAGAAGACAACGGATCGGTCGACTTTAGCGGATACAAAACGGAGAATATTTGTGTTTAGAAAGCTTCTTGGTTTTGTTCCCCATCACTTTGTTGTAACTCTCAAGATCAAAGTACTCCCACATTAGACGACAGAGAGAGGTAGTTCATCATTCTTGTCAACAAGTTCATTGTGAATAGTATGCTTAGCTTAGCTTAGCTTATCCAGTTGAAACtttgaaatgtcaaatttCAATCTTTAGCAATCATCCTCAGAATGCTCACACAAAAAGATGCAAATCTTTCGCCAAGTATCGTTGGCATTCGAAGCTCGAATCACGATGTGTGTGAAACTATTTGGTTATAACGGGCAGATCGCTCGATCGTCGATGCTAAGCTCGGCTCAGCTCCATTGCATTGGGACCTTTTAGGAGATTTCTCATATCTCTAATTGAAACCTCATGAAAAATCATCTTCAATGTAAATATTCTTCTTGTTTGTTTACGtttgtgttcttgtttttcttgttcttgcagCTTCTCTTAGATTCTCATCTAGCTTTCCCACAAATGTGTGATGAATTGTTTTGACTTCTGCCCAGATTATTCCCTGTAATGTGTGTGATTTGATGGTAAAGATCACGATAAAGATCAACACGACCCCTTACAATTCCTGATGGTTTCCTACTTTAACCAATACTTAATCAGCCACATGGATAGTTTAACGTACTCATCACAGCCTGACCCTGAGGTGTGGATCATCCAAGGCACATTAGCATAGCGTACTTCTGTTTGAATCGAGATTTGAAACCAAACTTCTCTCAGGAGGATAAATGGGTCGATTTAGGTGAGATCCAATGTAGATTCAACTTTCTATTCACTCGTGGGATTCGGGCGGTCCGGGGGACCATCTCGGCTCCTCTCTTCTTGAGAATCCATACATCCTTATCAGTATATGGACAACTATCTGTCGAGCACAGGTTTTGGTTCGACttcaatgaaaaaataaaacagagcACCTAACAATGTAGTTTCCTAGTTTAACCAATAGTTAGCAAACAcgagaaaataatagaatGGAATTAGTATAAGTTTCTTTAGGCGAACAAGAAGATGCTTCAAATCCAAAATAGTATTATAACTTTgttatgttatttattatttactatATACAAAACAATGACTTacattccaaaattttaagtggtttataatatttattatctcatcaatttaaatattaaatgaaaaataaggaaaataacAACTAAATGCAATTATAGTAAACTAAAATATTGAaacctaaattaattatattgttttGTATATTCTCTTATCATCATAtctaatatctatttattatatataaatagacTATATTTGTTATGATAAACTCATcaataaaatagatattaattttaaaatattgattttttttgtcaatgttttttatttagataaatgatttttttataattatttttaaatcaatttgcAATGAAAAAAGATCGAATATTGTGAGATAATTTTATGTGAAATCCTCAACACGCCCTTCAATATTGTGCCTCTTtgagtttaataaatttgtgaaCTTTAAAAACTATCGAATAGGTTGGTTACGTAAGGGGAGACCCATCTCGAGCTTCGTTAAATTAGTagtgaaatttgaaatattgcAGCCCAAAAAAGGATAAAGCGGCTTAATGTAGTCCTAAAGTGCTCGAGAGGAGAAAGACGAGCATCGGGATTCTAACTGCAGTTCATCCTATGACTTATTAGACTTACAATCGAAAATGTGAGAGcttattagatacaaaatcgaaaatcttgaaattattaaataatttttaaatatacagaattaaaattttagaatataatcttatattaaacgaatacaaaattaaaataataataataataatggaagaaATATATTAACAGGATCAATggcaattttaaaaaataattttattgatttgatatataattatatattttttttgttttttttttttctcaaaccATCGATCTATATAAATTTGTCCGAGCTCTTAACCACTCCTTTTAGTCTGTATTTCGAATACAAAACAAGGTTCGGTTCTAGGATTTCAATTATTGTCGTTGCTAGGGTTTTTCTTGATTCCGGCGATTCCGATcagtttttgaatttctttctgTAAATTGCCATTTCTATTAGGGTTTTGGAATCGAGCACTCGAAGCAATCCGAAGTTAATCGTCGAAGAAGCCATGTCGTTGAGGCCGACTGCTAGAACCGAGGTTCGACGGAACCGGTATAAGGTTTCTGTCGATGCCGAAGAGGGCCGACGCCGGCGAGAAGATAATATGGTGGAGATCAGGAAGAGTAAACGCGAAGAGAGCCTTCAGAAGAAGCGTAGGGAAGGCCTCCAAGCACAGCAATTTCCTTCTCCTGTCCTTACATCCACTGTCGAGAAGAAGGTATTGTCGCATTCGATTGTTTCAATTTCCATTTCTGTCTGCTTGTACACGTTACTCTGTCGATTGTGTTGGTTGTAAATGATCTCGGATCTATGTGTGATTCTTGAGGCTTTGGCATCTGATCTTTCGAacctttgaacttttccttaaGGAGTTATGGATGTGGATATTAGGGGTTTTATGATTTAGGGGTTATTTGGTCTTTGGTTGCAGTTAGAGAGCCTTCCGTCTATGGTTGCGGGGGTCTGGTCTGATAATAGCAATCTTCAGCTGGAAGCAACAACTCAGTTTCGGAAATTACTTTCGATCGGTACTTTTTGTGCATTACACTGTGTAAtatgtttgttttcttgtttgtcTTCTTTTGATATGAAAGTTTATATCGTTTTGATTACTGTACTGACGATTGCAGAACGAAGCCCTCCCATTGAGGAAGTGATTCAATCTGGAGTTGTTCCGCGTTTTGTAGAATTTCTTGTGAGGGAGGATTTCCCTCAACTTCAGGTTTTAATTACATTCTTTCTAAGTGGGCTTGAATTCATATCAACTGTTCTTTTTGTAATGACTTGGATGAATGTCACTTGAAGTTCGAGGCTGCTTGGGCGCTCACAAACATAGCATCTGGGACCTCAGAACACACAAAGGTGGTTATTGATCATGGTGCAGTGCCAATTTTTGTTAAGCTACTCGCTTCTCCTAGTGATGATGTCCGAGAGCAGGTATATCTTAGAACTTGGTCAAACTGTAAGTTCTTTTTTGTGTGTCCCGTTGTTTCTGGATGGAATACGAAACTTGAAGGACATGGTTTCTGAATTTGTAGGCTGTTTGGGCCTTGGGCAATGTTGCTGGAGATTCACCTACTTGTCGTGATCTTGTCCTCCGCCATGGAGCTTTAGTTCCACTTCTTTCACAGTTGAATGAACATGCTAAGCTTTCTATGTTGAGAAATGCAACTTGGACACTTTCAAACTTCTGCAGGGGCAAGCCACAACCTCCATTCGATCAGGTTACCTTTTGTAATTACAGTGAAGTTTGAGATTTAAAAGTTTCCATTGTTCTTCCTTTGCTTATGTATAACCTTTGAATTTGTCTTGGACAGGTAAAGCCAGCTCTTCCAGCTCTTGAGCGCCTAGTTCACTCAAATGATGAAGAAGTTCTTACGGATGCCTGCTGGGCACTCTCTTATCTATCTGATGGTACTAATGATAAAATCCAAACCGTGATCGAGGCAGGGGTGTGCGGACGACTTGTACAACTCCTATTGTAAGCATATATCTTGCACGTACAAGTTTTATCTGTATGACATTGctcccttttcatttttcttattttggaaTCTGTAATTGTTACTTCAGACATCCTTCACCATCAGTCCTCATTCCTGCCCTTCGCACAGTAGGCAATATTGTGACCGGAGATGACATTCAAACTCAGGTATGAATGCAGATTCCCACACCAATCGTAGCTATTTTAACTCACTTTCATATACATTAGATCCACAATGTGGGTAATTTCAAGAATGCTATAGATCTAGAATAGCTCTCTAGTATTTTGGGTATGTTTTAAATCTCATCTCTAAGTTTTCTTCGTAAATACAgcaaaaagagaaacaaactGTAATTATGACTGTATAACTGGAGTTTGTATACTGTTATTGCCTTGTTTATGTTGATACATTTGTATATGATTTGATCATTTGTCTGATTGTTTATCTTATCAGTGTATAATTAATGATGGTGCGCTTCCATGCCTTCTGAGCTTATTGACTCACAATCATAAAAAGAGTATCAAGAAAGAAGCTTGCTGGACGATATCGAACATCACTGCTGGAAACAAGGAACAAATCCAGGTAAGATTGGgcttttttttatgtttagcAACGTCAACCATGCTAATTGAACTTAGGATTTGTGTATTTGACTTAGTCTATAGTTTTGAACGGCGATTATGTCAATTACTGTAATCTCTGCCTGTTAATTACTGATTCCTCGGCAGACTTGCGAGATTAAACCTAAGATATGTGTCCTTCATCATGCAGGCTGTCATTGAAGCTGGTTTAATACCTCCACTAGTCAATTTGCTTCAAAATGCAGAGTTTGATATAAAGAAAGAGGCTGCATGGGCAATCTCAAATGCAACATCTGGTGGCTCTCATGAGCAAATTAAGTAAGTCGTGTCAGAAACTTCGTTCGCCCCCATCTCggaattttcttattttattgacCACCTTTCTTTCTGTACAGGTACCTTGTCAGTCAAGGGTGCATCAAACCATTGTGTGATCTTCTTGTATGCCCAGATCCAAGGATTGTTACGGTCTGTTTAGAGGGGCTAGAGAACATTTTGAAGGTTGGAGAAGCCGAAAAGAATCTGGGTACCAATGGAGACGTTAATATATACGCACAGATGATCGATGATGCTGAGGGTTtagaaaagattgaaaatctCCAGAGTCATGACAACCATGAAATCTATGAGAAGGCTGTTAAAATACTCGAGACGTATTGGTTAGAGGAAGAGGACGAGGCGTTGCCCACAACTGATGGTGGGGATCAGCCTGGTTTCCGCTTCGGTGGTAACGAACTTCCAGTTCCTTCTGGTGGGTTCAACTTTAGTTGAAGGCTTGAAGGATATGATAGGTATGCTGGCCATCATCTTTACTTTAACTACATCAATTTCTTAAGGTTGAGATGATAAAGAGCTATATGTGTCAATGTAATTGCTTCATTATTTACTTGAATTGCAGCGCTTTTGATGATACAAAGGGAGGGTAGTACATGTGTCGGCTCACAAGCTTATATGTCGAGGTCGATTGGATTCAATTCGGGTCCAATCTTGGCATCTTAATATCGAGTTTTTAGTTTGGTCTGGTCTCGTCCAGTTTACATTGTGTTCAAGGAGATGCTTAAAGAGGCGGAGTTCGGTTCGACGTCGGCCAAAACAATCATATTGGGAAAAGGTAGGTCGTTTTGGCAAGATGTCGTAGCACGTGATCACAAAATATATCTGCATTGTACcatgtaataataatttgcAAAACTGGGCATTATGGGTTGCATCATAAGCATTTTATTTGTACTTAGTTGGGATGGGTCTGGTAGCAGGGTgttctttttgttccttttttcttctcatttttgcATCAGAGTCTgtcattttttgttctttaccATATTTTGGTCATTCACCATTGTTGTTTTTACTGCCAGTTGCTTAGGAGTTGGGATTTGTTTCAGACTTTTCGAGTGaatatagtatttttattatatacttcGTTATCGTAAGGAAAGAAATTGGCGCTTTTGTACTTTTATCTGATGCACGTGATGAGCTCGTTCAAGTATGTATCTGTTATCTTAGTTGATGAGCTATGTTCAAATTGTCGTGAAAATGATTCATTGTAGAGCATGTGATCTATTTGTTGATCGGGACTTTTGCTTTTGGTAGGTGCTTGTTTTCACTTTGCTCGTGTTTAAGATCTAGTAATATTTAGTAACGCCATTTCGGTACGGTTTTAggtcttcatttttatttaatgttgtatgttttaaaagaattaggtTTCTGTAATTGTCTCCAGATGCTCCTAGTGTCTTTTGTTCAGTCCTTTTCACTCTCAAATAGTGTCCCACTGGACTCTTGGCCTATGTTTTAGCAACCAGATATGGCCCAAATTAGGCCCTTTGTTgagtttttttattacaaaattcatGGGCCCACGTAACTTTAGATCTGCGGTTGGTCCACTTTTTATTGGGATACTTTGGGCCATCGGccctttttaaatattgtggGCCTACTTTAGTATCCCAGATACGGATGTTTCTTCCTGTGTCTTATTATTCATAGTACATTGGGCCTACTTCAGGGAGCTCAAAAGTAAAAGTCTAATGAGAACCATATCGGTTAGCGGTGaatttacaaatgatatcaaagtcagacattGGATGGTGTGTCTAGCAAGAACACTGGCCCCCCGaaggaggggtggattgtaaaatCCCAAATCGATAGGAGAGGAAAACaagtgtcaacgaggatgctgggtctcgaatggggtggattgtgagatccaacattgATCCGAGgaaataaatcttttttttttattttatttttatttaaggatgtgaaaatctcttcctagcaaaaaaaaaaaaaaaatcttgaggggaagcccaaagaagacaacattAGCGTGCGGCGACGAGCTCAACCTCAAAAAAAAGTTAAGTGAACAGCTCTCTATAGTTCTTCACTACTCGTACACGAAGGAGTCTCTTTATGTATTAGATTCAAGAAGTACGATTAAAGAGAGGAGATATCTTGAGAACAAATAAGTTTGAGCTAATCTAATAAAGATACTAATTGTCATTCCAAAGAGATTCTGGTACTAATTTGATACCCGAATACTCAGTTTGATAACCCGCTACtaattcttcttttgcttctgGTAAATCAAAAGGTGAACATTTTTTAGACTCGGCCCAAAGATTAAGGATGATAGATTCGAACCTCAAACCTATGGACATGATCAATGATTCTATTGGTAACGAGGATTTTGGAATGTCACGCATTGATCAACCAAAGATAAATTCAACCAGTAAAACAAAGATCGATATTTTTAGAACCTTACTTTCTTCAACGGGAATGAACATAGATAAAACCAAACTGATTCCTCGAAGAATTTCTCGGGTTGATCAATGATATATGTTTTATCTCAATTGAACTTAAGTTGAATTCCTTTTCATtacttttataataattttaaaaagaatatattaataGGTGTAAACGttttattgataaataaaacataattgaaGGCTGAAGGAAGGAAAGGTGAATATAGAGAAACATGCGAGAAgcgtttttattta is part of the Cucurbita pepo subsp. pepo cultivar mu-cu-16 chromosome LG12, ASM280686v2, whole genome shotgun sequence genome and harbors:
- the LOC111807223 gene encoding importin subunit alpha-1-like; this encodes MSLRPTARTEVRRNRYKVSVDAEEGRRRREDNMVEIRKSKREESLQKKRREGLQAQQFPSPVLTSTVEKKLESLPSMVAGVWSDNSNLQLEATTQFRKLLSIERSPPIEEVIQSGVVPRFVEFLVREDFPQLQFEAAWALTNIASGTSEHTKVVIDHGAVPIFVKLLASPSDDVREQAVWALGNVAGDSPTCRDLVLRHGALVPLLSQLNEHAKLSMLRNATWTLSNFCRGKPQPPFDQVKPALPALERLVHSNDEEVLTDACWALSYLSDGTNDKIQTVIEAGVCGRLVQLLLHPSPSVLIPALRTVGNIVTGDDIQTQCIINDGALPCLLSLLTHNHKKSIKKEACWTISNITAGNKEQIQAVIEAGLIPPLVNLLQNAEFDIKKEAAWAISNATSGGSHEQIKYLVSQGCIKPLCDLLVCPDPRIVTVCLEGLENILKVGEAEKNLGTNGDVNIYAQMIDDAEGLEKIENLQSHDNHEIYEKAVKILETYWLEEEDEALPTTDGGDQPGFRFGGNELPVPSGGFNFS